A single Anopheles arabiensis isolate DONGOLA chromosome X, AaraD3, whole genome shotgun sequence DNA region contains:
- the LOC120906348 gene encoding uncharacterized protein LOC120906348 produces the protein MNEKKNKLKSSACKANDNPLNCPLEKADASETYLLKIKTWSPGKRSQCFVTLYRHSKSNISTMQRNSNSLRTRLSCSHNSLTDSIKNKADDSVFITQAMSHDALDDNKILDFYNVPIDSDIYTTPIDLIRNTYNAETSFYRNRNEASQRNSWNNLLNYSEQISSINERKNNKPHIILDRKSTKVVDKHTNSDKADSKRNSISHEIRAQCKKSNFSVNLKQKFCNIFRVSRQQHHKPFLGNKRSIVASRAKDNAVCVKDKNESAIGKKLNTPRKLPPLPANESDLRYLMGDTSDQKKKSNERKSSMDFTASIEKVQEFGWYWGPITSEGAEKILSNEPDGSFLVRDSSDDHYIFSLTFKLNGTVRHVRIDQYQGSFSFGSCAKFKSRTIMEFIENAVEHSRSGRYLFFLHRRPEYGPMRVQLTKPVSRFKHVQSLQHICRFVIHKTIKRKDLIQALPLPRRVLDYLCYKNCLSERTEVDLLSSLEKPNIVLR, from the exons ATGaatgaaaagaagaataagTTGAAAAGTAGCGCTTGTAAAGCAAACGACAATCCGCTAAATTGTCCGCTAGAGAAGGCGGACGCGTCGGAAACGTATCTGCTGAAGATAAAAACATGGAGCCCGGGCAAGCGGTCGCAGTGCTTCGTCACACTTTACCGCCACAGTAAAAGCAATATTTCCACGATGCAACGCAATTCCAACTCGCTTCGAACGCGCCTATCGTGCTCGCATAACTCCCTGACTGAttccataaaaaataaagcagacGATTCGGTGTTCATCACGCAAGCGATGTCACACGATGCATTAGACGACAACAAAATTCTTGATTTCTATAATGTTCCTATCGATTCTGACATCTATACCACGCCAATTGATTTAATAAGGAATACCTACAACGCGGAAACGTCTTTTTATCGCAACCGGAACG AAGCATCACAGAGAAACAGTTGGAACAATTTGTTAAACTACAGTGAACAGATCAGCTCTATTAATGAGCGTAAGAACAACAAACCCCACATTATACTTGACAGAAAATCAACCAAGGTGGTTGATAAACACACCAACAGTGATAAAGCGGACAGCAAGCGCAATTCCATCTCGCACGAGATACGCGCTCAGTGCAAAAAGTCAAACTTTTCCGTAAATCTTAAGCAAAagttttgtaacatttttcgAGTAAGCcgacagcagcaccacaaaCCGTTCTTGGGCAACAAGCGCTCGATCGTCGCCAGCAGAGCGAAAGATAATGCTGTGTGCGTCAAAGACAAAAATGAAAGCGCGATCGGTAAGAAATTAAACACTCCACGGAAGCTGCCGCCGCTTCCTGCCAATG AATCTGATTTAAGGTACCTAATGGGTGATACTAGCGACCAGAAGAAGAAATCAAATGAAAGGAAATCGTCGATGGACTTTACTGCAAGTATAGAAAAAGTTCAAGAG TTCGGTTGGTACTGGGGTCCAATAACGTCTGAAGGAGCGGAAAAAATACTATCGAACGAACCGGATGGTAGCTTTTTAGTTAGAGACAGCTCCGACGACCATTATATATTTTCTCTAACATTCAAACTAAATGGAACGGTGCGACACGTTCGAATAGATCAATATCAAG GATCGTTTTCATTCGGGTCCTGCGCTAAGTTTAAGTCTCGTACGATAATGGAATTTATAGAGAATGCCGTGGAACATTCAAGAAGCGGAAGATATTTGTTCTTTCTCCATAGACGTCCGGAATATGGCCCCATGCGTGTTCAATTAACAAAACCAGTTTCGCGTTTCAAACATGTGCAAAGCCTGCAACACATATGCAG ATTTGTCATCCATAAAACAATCAAGCGAAAAGATCTTATTCAAGCTCTTCCCCTACCGAGAAGAGTTTTGGACTACTTGTGTTATAAAAACTGTCTTTCGGAGCGTACTGAAGTGGATTTGCTAAGCAGCCTCGAAAAACCAAATATTGTACTCCGTTAG